The Peribacillus simplex genome contains a region encoding:
- a CDS encoding ABC transporter ATP-binding protein, which translates to MRPAINTQSLSLGYGEKLIINDMNIEIPKGEITVFIGANGCGKSTLLRSVARLLKPQSGSVLLEGKAISTMSSKDVARKMAILPQSPVAPEGLTVYQLVKQGRYPYQSWLKQWSSVDEEKVQKAIEATNLTGLKDQAVDELSGGQKQRAWIAMTLAQDTDVILLDEPTTYLDMTHQIEILDLLFDLNEFENRTIVMVLHDLNLACRYADNLVALKDGAIHAQGRPEDIITPELVRHVFSMECQISFDPIFGSPMCVPFGKGRYAQGQLKALANA; encoded by the coding sequence ATGCGACCAGCTATTAACACACAGTCTTTATCGCTCGGTTATGGTGAAAAATTAATTATAAATGATATGAATATAGAAATACCCAAAGGGGAGATCACCGTATTCATCGGTGCTAATGGATGTGGAAAATCAACACTGCTAAGGTCGGTTGCCCGATTGTTAAAACCTCAATCCGGCTCAGTTTTACTCGAAGGCAAAGCGATTTCGACCATGTCATCGAAGGATGTAGCAAGAAAGATGGCGATTCTTCCACAATCCCCGGTTGCTCCTGAAGGACTTACAGTCTATCAACTTGTTAAACAAGGAAGATATCCTTATCAAAGTTGGTTGAAACAGTGGAGTTCCGTGGATGAAGAAAAAGTTCAAAAGGCGATTGAAGCAACGAACCTGACCGGTTTAAAGGATCAGGCAGTCGATGAATTATCGGGAGGCCAGAAGCAAAGGGCATGGATAGCAATGACGCTGGCTCAGGATACGGACGTCATTTTGTTGGATGAACCGACTACATATCTTGATATGACCCACCAAATCGAGATTCTGGACTTATTGTTCGACTTGAATGAGTTTGAGAACCGAACGATCGTGATGGTGCTTCATGATTTGAATTTAGCTTGCCGTTATGCGGATAATCTGGTGGCACTTAAAGATGGGGCGATACATGCTCAAGGCCGGCCAGAGGATATCATCACTCCTGAATTGGTACGGCATGTATTCAGCATGGAATGTCAAATTTCTTTTGATCCAATTTTCGGCAGTCCCATGTGTGTCCCGTTTGGTAAAGGCCGCTACGCCCAAGGTCAGTTAAAAGCGCTGGCCAATGCATAA
- a CDS encoding (2Fe-2S)-binding protein: protein MHNLTPAIEKELQGYRISFRDEAKVSKTFNHADELIQYAQARTGAETSRIAISMWFRRYAFFVTAQFYMFSKHRLIWEGTLQEIGVLDDPEGEHWLPNFLLKTNRWSNVTEKESTSALHSILSSFGADAIRFFSGTVKISKLVLWENIWSYTVWMYSELLKQADIKTRVEKDIEMLLEDEVWLNIEKHSPFKRFIGEKSVPASMNPYKRVTCCLYYRIEGQEKCAYCPNKNY from the coding sequence ATGCATAACCTAACACCTGCTATTGAAAAAGAGCTGCAGGGATATCGCATTTCCTTTCGAGATGAAGCCAAAGTTTCCAAGACCTTCAATCATGCTGATGAGCTTATTCAGTATGCACAGGCCCGGACCGGTGCTGAAACGTCAAGGATAGCAATTTCAATGTGGTTCAGACGCTATGCTTTTTTTGTCACGGCACAATTCTACATGTTCAGCAAACATCGGCTTATCTGGGAAGGCACACTTCAGGAAATTGGCGTTTTGGATGATCCAGAAGGTGAACATTGGCTCCCGAACTTTTTGCTGAAAACTAACCGGTGGAGCAATGTCACGGAAAAGGAAAGCACATCTGCCCTCCATTCCATATTAAGCAGCTTTGGCGCTGATGCCATTCGCTTCTTTTCCGGAACTGTTAAAATATCCAAACTAGTGCTCTGGGAAAATATTTGGAGTTATACGGTATGGATGTATAGTGAGTTATTGAAGCAGGCAGATATAAAGACGCGAGTTGAAAAGGACATTGAAATGCTGCTTGAAGATGAGGTATGGCTTAATATTGAAAAGCATTCGCCTTTTAAACGATTCATTGGGGAAAAAAGTGTTCCGGCTTCCATGAATCCTTATAAACGGGTGACATGCTGTTTATATTACCGAATTGAGGGTCAGGAAAAATGTGCGTATTGTCCGAACAAAAACTATTGA
- the yhaM gene encoding 3'-5' exoribonuclease YhaM yields the protein MGNGIIHYGIGEVVDIYMYIKTSTKAVASNGKPFLTLILCDKTGEIEAKLWDVSEADEKTYSAEATVKVQGEVQNYRGRSQLKIRNIRITSDTDGVTKADLIQTAPISQEEMMETITQFIFEMRNPNIQRVTRHLIKKYQNEFLTFPAATKNHHEYMSGLAYHVVSMLGLAKAISTLYPSLNKDLLYAGVILHDLGKVHELSGPVSTVYTVEGNLLGHITIMVNEVGKAAEELGIEAEEIMILKHLILSHHGKAEWGSPKPPMVREAEVLHYIDNMDAKINMMDRALEKVKPGEFTERVFALDNRSFYKPTF from the coding sequence ATGGGAAATGGGATCATACACTACGGAATTGGTGAAGTAGTAGATATATATATGTACATTAAAACGAGTACAAAAGCGGTAGCAAGTAATGGAAAGCCATTTTTAACATTGATTTTATGCGATAAAACCGGGGAGATCGAGGCAAAGCTATGGGATGTTTCCGAGGCTGATGAAAAAACATACAGTGCGGAAGCTACGGTGAAAGTTCAAGGGGAAGTCCAGAATTATCGAGGACGCAGCCAATTGAAAATCCGTAATATCAGAATTACTTCAGACACTGATGGGGTAACGAAAGCCGATTTAATCCAAACGGCCCCTATAAGTCAGGAAGAAATGATGGAAACCATCACTCAATTCATTTTTGAAATGAGGAATCCGAATATCCAAAGGGTGACTAGGCATCTCATAAAAAAATATCAGAATGAATTCCTGACGTTTCCTGCTGCCACCAAGAACCATCATGAGTATATGTCGGGTCTGGCTTATCACGTTGTTTCGATGCTAGGGCTGGCTAAGGCCATATCAACACTATATCCTTCCCTCAATAAGGATCTTTTGTATGCAGGCGTCATTCTCCATGACCTTGGAAAGGTACATGAGCTATCTGGACCTGTTTCGACTGTTTATACAGTTGAAGGGAACTTGTTGGGGCATATCACCATCATGGTAAATGAAGTCGGCAAAGCTGCAGAGGAATTGGGCATTGAAGCGGAAGAAATCATGATTCTCAAGCACTTGATATTAAGCCACCATGGTAAAGCTGAGTGGGGCAGTCCAAAACCGCCAATGGTTAGGGAAGCGGAAGTGCTGCATTATATTGATAATATGGATGCCAAGATAAATATGATGGACCGGGCATTGGAAAAAGTGAAACCGGGTGAATTTACGGAAAGAGTCTTCGCGCTCGATAATCGTTCATTCTATAAACCAACATTTTAA
- a CDS encoding sporulation YhaL family protein, producing the protein MPIWIWFVFIGIIVSAVMSIWTARQERLIDDAWIEKEGQKYIERMEEERERRKKDINPGA; encoded by the coding sequence ATGCCAATTTGGATCTGGTTCGTGTTTATTGGGATAATTGTCAGTGCAGTCATGTCAATTTGGACAGCTAGGCAGGAACGCCTCATAGATGATGCTTGGATTGAGAAGGAAGGTCAGAAGTACATTGAACGCATGGAAGAAGAGCGCGAGAGGCGTAAAAAGGATATAAATCCGGGGGCATGA
- a CDS encoding peptidylprolyl isomerase: protein MKKWALSIAVTAGLIGLTACNSDKEAVVETKAGDITKEEFYNVMKDRYGETVLQELVYEKVLSEKYTVTDKEVKAKTDELKEQMGENFETALASSGYKSEDDLKRALKIGMLQEKAAVADIKVKEADVKKAYEDYKPQIKARHILVKDQKTANEVKAKLDKGEDFAKLAKEYSTDTGTAEKGGELGWFGQGEMVPAFEEQAYKMKKDEISKPIKSDYGYHIIQLLDTKEKKSYKDMKKDLEYDLKVAQIDQTKVQDILNSEVKKADVKIKDKDLKDAITSGDTTNAEK, encoded by the coding sequence ATGAAGAAGTGGGCATTATCGATTGCTGTTACTGCAGGGCTGATCGGACTTACAGCATGCAACAGTGATAAGGAAGCAGTCGTGGAAACTAAAGCGGGGGATATAACTAAAGAAGAATTTTACAATGTAATGAAAGACCGTTATGGTGAAACCGTTCTTCAGGAACTTGTTTATGAAAAAGTTCTTTCTGAAAAATACACAGTAACCGATAAAGAAGTTAAAGCTAAAACGGACGAACTTAAAGAGCAAATGGGCGAAAATTTCGAAACGGCCCTGGCCTCTTCCGGATATAAGAGCGAAGATGATCTTAAACGTGCACTTAAAATCGGCATGCTTCAAGAAAAAGCAGCCGTTGCCGATATAAAGGTTAAAGAAGCTGATGTGAAAAAAGCTTATGAAGACTATAAACCACAAATCAAAGCGAGACATATTCTAGTGAAAGACCAAAAAACAGCCAACGAAGTTAAAGCTAAATTGGACAAAGGCGAAGATTTCGCTAAACTTGCAAAAGAATATTCAACAGACACAGGCACAGCTGAAAAAGGCGGCGAGCTAGGCTGGTTCGGACAAGGTGAAATGGTTCCTGCATTTGAAGAACAAGCTTACAAAATGAAGAAAGATGAAATCAGCAAGCCGATTAAATCCGATTATGGCTACCACATCATCCAACTTCTTGATACAAAAGAAAAGAAATCATACAAAGATATGAAAAAAGATCTTGAATATGATTTGAAAGTCGCTCAAATTGACCAAACTAAAGTTCAGGATATTTTGAATTCAGAAGTCAAAAAAGCTGACGTGAAGATTAAAGATAAAGATCTAAAAGATGCCATCACTTCTGGTGACACAACCAATGCTGAAAAATAA
- a CDS encoding YjcZ family sporulation protein has translation MSNGFNGGFALLVVLFILLIIVGSACF, from the coding sequence ATGAGTAATGGATTTAACGGAGGTTTCGCCTTGTTAGTGGTGTTATTCATATTATTAATAATTGTAGGATCAGCCTGTTTCTAA
- a CDS encoding YjcZ family sporulation protein, with protein MSGGIGGGFALIVVLFILLIIIGASWC; from the coding sequence ATGTCTGGAGGAATAGGTGGAGGCTTTGCTCTAATTGTCGTTCTTTTCATCCTGTTAATCATCATTGGAGCTTCTTGGTGCTAA
- a CDS encoding DUF3267 domain-containing protein: MYVSILKQLWRADFEMNSWKTIDVAKQYGSCRLIFFSVFTILLSFVLIYTLLSVLLTHVILYGDQTMVFFSLLLLLYPVHKLLHYLPLRLLCKKVKTSWSLKWNLVLTCRVNVHVPIRKHLYLLTLVLPFVIMSIILIGCALSFPHYIHYFTILLSLHTGLCVSDFIYIKNLIGSPRHSFIEEHLEGYDILIQK; this comes from the coding sequence ATGTATGTAAGTATATTAAAACAGCTTTGGAGGGCTGATTTCGAAATGAATTCGTGGAAAACAATTGACGTGGCAAAACAATATGGCAGTTGCCGTCTGATCTTTTTTTCAGTTTTTACTATATTGTTGTCTTTTGTTCTGATCTATACATTATTAAGTGTCCTTTTAACGCATGTTATTTTGTATGGCGATCAAACAATGGTATTTTTTAGCCTATTGCTCTTATTATATCCTGTTCACAAACTATTACACTATTTACCTTTACGATTATTATGTAAAAAAGTAAAAACTTCTTGGTCCTTGAAGTGGAACCTTGTGCTTACATGCAGAGTCAATGTACATGTTCCGATTCGAAAGCATCTTTATCTTTTGACCCTTGTGTTGCCTTTCGTCATTATGTCTATCATATTGATTGGTTGTGCCCTTAGTTTTCCACATTACATTCATTATTTCACTATTTTATTATCCCTGCACACCGGATTATGCGTATCGGATTTTATTTATATAAAAAACCTGATTGGTTCCCCAAGGCATTCTTTTATCGAGGAACATCTCGAAGGATACGATATACTTATTCAAAAGTGA
- a CDS encoding DUF1878 family protein: MKNINEEIEILRFHQRLLLNLIRNPEAKLDYLFVEKNFTKKEAEELLATCDILSKRYEIEKAEGYMNFRPLFNQFERKINPKITIKECIDACLSQGLYVSFMKEMDRV, translated from the coding sequence ATGAAAAATATAAATGAAGAAATAGAAATACTCCGTTTTCATCAACGGCTTTTATTAAACCTGATACGCAATCCGGAGGCCAAGTTGGACTATCTATTTGTGGAAAAAAATTTCACGAAGAAGGAAGCGGAAGAGTTATTGGCTACATGTGATATCTTGAGCAAACGCTATGAAATAGAAAAAGCGGAAGGGTATATGAACTTTCGACCGCTTTTTAATCAATTTGAAAGAAAAATCAATCCAAAAATAACCATAAAGGAATGCATTGATGCATGCCTCTCACAAGGTTTATATGTATCATTCATGAAGGAAATGGATAGAGTATGA
- a CDS encoding HTH-type transcriptional regulator Hpr: MQNKNYSMKEAMIFSQRIAQLSKALWKSIEKDWQQWIKPYDLNINEHHILWIAYHLNGSSISDVAKFGVMHVSTAFNFSKKLEERGYLTFSKKENDKRNTYIEITVEGEKILLDLMETYDPSKNSAFSGALPLRELYGKFPDMIEMMAIIRNIYGEDFMQIFERSFDNIDQEFTDVEGKITKKKIEKETEPV, encoded by the coding sequence ATGCAGAATAAAAATTATTCTATGAAAGAAGCAATGATTTTTAGTCAACGAATTGCACAATTAAGCAAAGCATTATGGAAATCGATTGAAAAAGATTGGCAGCAATGGATCAAGCCCTATGATTTAAATATCAATGAGCATCATATTCTTTGGATTGCCTACCATCTTAATGGCTCTTCCATTTCTGATGTTGCAAAATTTGGGGTCATGCATGTTTCTACGGCATTTAACTTTTCAAAAAAATTAGAGGAACGCGGATACTTAACATTTTCCAAAAAAGAAAATGACAAAAGGAATACGTATATAGAGATCACAGTGGAAGGTGAAAAAATTCTTCTTGATTTAATGGAGACATACGACCCAAGCAAGAACTCTGCTTTCTCAGGTGCACTTCCACTGCGTGAGCTATATGGCAAGTTTCCGGATATGATAGAAATGATGGCCATCATCCGTAATATCTACGGTGAAGATTTCATGCAAATCTTTGAACGATCCTTCGATAACATTGATCAGGAGTTTACTGACGTGGAGGGTAAAATCACAAAAAAAAAGATAGAGAAAGAAACTGAGCCAGTTTAA
- a CDS encoding YtxH domain-containing protein codes for MKAKSLLIGFLTGTVVAGAATLLSTPSSGKDLRNRIKTNTEEIKNTIDELKVKMLNIKDDTMEASQISKETVKTFISDVQVVIESWKREIEPNKNELLKNVQEIENSLKELEAATPSSKN; via the coding sequence ATGAAAGCAAAATCATTACTAATTGGCTTTTTGACCGGAACAGTAGTAGCTGGTGCGGCAACCTTACTTTCAACACCAAGTTCAGGTAAAGACCTACGGAACCGCATCAAAACGAATACCGAAGAAATTAAGAATACAATTGATGAGTTAAAGGTAAAAATGCTAAATATTAAAGATGACACGATGGAAGCTTCACAAATCAGCAAAGAAACGGTAAAAACGTTCATTTCGGATGTTCAGGTCGTCATCGAGAGCTGGAAGCGGGAAATCGAACCCAATAAAAATGAATTATTGAAGAACGTTCAAGAAATTGAAAATTCATTGAAAGAATTGGAAGCGGCCACCCCTTCTTCTAAAAATTAA
- a CDS encoding tryptophan transporter, translated as MKTKTLVSLSLLIGIGAALHFIVPGFFLGMKPDMMLLMMFLAITLFPAKKNVFIVALAAGAISAMTTTFPGGQIPNIIDKLATAFLFYLLFISLKKFSTSVVTVSILTAVGTMISGAVFLGSAYYIVSLPGPFVALFGAVVLPAVLLNTVAMVIIYPIVNGIVRKSNIPINA; from the coding sequence ATGAAAACGAAAACCCTTGTGTCACTGTCCCTATTAATCGGGATTGGGGCTGCCCTGCATTTTATCGTACCTGGATTCTTCCTTGGAATGAAACCGGATATGATGCTGTTGATGATGTTTTTGGCGATTACCCTGTTTCCTGCGAAGAAGAATGTTTTCATTGTCGCCCTGGCTGCTGGAGCCATCTCTGCCATGACAACTACATTTCCTGGTGGACAGATTCCAAATATCATAGACAAATTGGCAACAGCCTTTCTGTTTTACCTTTTATTCATCAGTCTTAAGAAGTTTTCAACATCCGTTGTCACCGTTAGTATCTTGACTGCCGTAGGAACAATGATTTCCGGCGCTGTCTTCCTTGGTTCGGCTTATTATATCGTTTCCCTTCCAGGGCCTTTCGTTGCACTTTTCGGCGCTGTTGTACTTCCTGCCGTACTGTTAAATACAGTTGCGATGGTCATCATTTATCCAATTGTGAACGGCATCGTAAGAAAATCAAATATACCCATTAATGCTTAA
- the serC gene encoding 3-phosphoserine/phosphohydroxythreonine transaminase, translated as MKRARNFNAGPAALPLEVLQRAQNEWLNIEDSGMSVMELSHRSSEFEKIHNHAIQSLKDLLEIPENYEVLLLQGGASLQFSMIPMNILNDGKRADYVLTGSWSEKALKEAKKVGETAVVASSKDEKYTFIPKVEDIQLNDDAAYLHITSNNTIYGTQWKEFPETGGIPLVADMSSDILSKKIDVSKFGIIYAGAQKNLGPSGITVVIIRKDLITDNDKIPSMMNYSIFSKNNSLYNTPPTLAIYLLSLVLDWAKDQGGVEKIAEANEEKAKVIYDAIDGSDGFYKGHALPDSRSLMNVTFTLPSEEAEVQFLKEAKQAGFVGLNGHRSIGGCRASIYNAVPLSHCQDLADFMKKFQESYKAKEAQIL; from the coding sequence TTGAAACGTGCACGCAATTTTAACGCTGGGCCAGCCGCCCTTCCCTTAGAAGTTTTACAAAGAGCCCAAAACGAATGGTTGAATATTGAGGATTCCGGTATGTCGGTCATGGAATTAAGCCATAGAAGTTCGGAATTCGAAAAGATTCATAACCATGCCATTCAATCATTAAAAGACCTCTTGGAAATTCCTGAAAATTATGAAGTTCTCCTGCTTCAAGGAGGAGCAAGCCTACAATTTTCCATGATTCCCATGAACATTTTGAATGATGGGAAAAGGGCAGATTATGTCCTAACTGGTTCTTGGTCGGAAAAGGCTTTAAAAGAGGCCAAAAAGGTTGGTGAAACCGCTGTTGTCGCTTCATCCAAAGATGAAAAATATACGTTCATCCCTAAAGTCGAAGACATCCAATTGAATGATGATGCTGCATATCTTCATATCACAAGCAATAATACGATTTACGGAACGCAATGGAAGGAATTCCCAGAAACAGGTGGCATTCCTTTAGTAGCTGATATGTCAAGTGATATTCTCAGTAAAAAGATTGATGTTAGTAAATTCGGCATCATCTATGCAGGTGCACAAAAGAATCTGGGTCCATCGGGAATCACGGTCGTTATCATCCGTAAAGATTTAATTACGGATAATGACAAAATCCCATCCATGATGAACTATTCTATCTTTTCTAAAAATAACTCTTTATACAACACTCCTCCGACATTGGCCATTTACTTATTGTCCCTTGTGTTGGATTGGGCAAAAGATCAGGGCGGCGTGGAAAAGATTGCTGAAGCCAATGAAGAAAAGGCAAAAGTCATTTATGATGCCATCGACGGCAGCGATGGTTTTTATAAAGGCCATGCCCTGCCGGACAGCCGTTCATTAATGAATGTGACGTTCACGCTCCCATCCGAAGAAGCTGAAGTACAATTCCTTAAAGAGGCAAAGCAAGCCGGATTCGTAGGACTGAACGGTCACCGTTCCATCGGTGGCTGCAGAGCATCCATCTATAATGCTGTCCCTCTATCCCATTGCCAGGACCTTGCGGATTTCATGAAGAAATTTCAGGAATCGTATAAAGCGAAGGAAGCTCAAATCCTTTAA
- a CDS encoding HIT family protein: MSDCIFCKIINGEIPSSKVFENEHVLAFLDISQVTKGHTLVIPKVHKENLYELTPEIAKNLFEVVPEIARAMKQEFQPVGLNLLNNNGEAAGQSVFHFHMHLIPRHGEGDGFGAVWKTNTSDYTPDNLKQIADSIAQHLK, translated from the coding sequence ATGAGTGATTGCATTTTTTGCAAAATAATCAATGGGGAAATCCCAAGTTCCAAAGTTTTCGAAAATGAACATGTATTGGCCTTTCTCGATATCAGTCAAGTAACAAAAGGGCATACGCTGGTAATACCTAAAGTACATAAGGAAAATCTTTATGAGTTGACACCCGAGATTGCCAAGAACCTTTTTGAAGTGGTGCCGGAAATTGCCCGCGCCATGAAACAGGAATTCCAACCTGTAGGCCTGAACCTTTTAAATAATAACGGTGAAGCCGCAGGACAGTCCGTTTTCCATTTTCATATGCATTTAATTCCTCGGCATGGTGAAGGGGACGGCTTTGGGGCTGTTTGGAAAACGAATACCAGCGACTATACACCGGATAACCTGAAACAAATCGCAGACTCCATTGCACAGCATTTAAAATGA
- a CDS encoding ABC transporter ATP-binding protein: MSLLEIKQLVGGYTKMPVLKGISFDIQPNELVGLIGLNGAGKSTTIKHIIGLMEPKGGSVSIHGKTLAQDPDTYRKQFTYVPETPILYDELTLEEHLKLTAMAHGLAEATYKERMDVLLKEFHMEKRLKWFPAHFSKGMKQKVMIMCAFLVQPSLYIVDEPFVGLDPLGIQSLLDLMRKMKESGAGILMSTHILATAERYCDSFIILHNGEIRAKGDLEQLREQFSMPGATLDDLYIQLTKEEIGHE, from the coding sequence ATGTCCTTATTGGAAATAAAGCAATTAGTGGGCGGATATACGAAAATGCCCGTTTTAAAGGGAATAAGTTTTGACATTCAACCAAATGAGCTAGTGGGGTTAATTGGGCTCAATGGGGCTGGGAAAAGTACGACGATTAAACATATCATCGGACTCATGGAGCCGAAAGGCGGAAGCGTCTCGATTCATGGTAAAACTCTTGCCCAGGACCCGGATACATATCGTAAACAATTCACTTATGTTCCAGAAACGCCCATCTTGTATGACGAGCTTACACTTGAGGAGCATTTAAAGCTTACGGCCATGGCACATGGTTTGGCGGAAGCCACATATAAAGAAAGGATGGACGTTCTATTAAAGGAATTCCATATGGAAAAAAGGCTTAAATGGTTTCCGGCCCATTTCTCAAAAGGAATGAAGCAAAAGGTCATGATAATGTGCGCCTTTTTAGTACAGCCGTCTTTATATATCGTCGACGAACCCTTCGTAGGTCTTGATCCATTAGGCATTCAATCCCTGCTCGATTTGATGAGGAAAATGAAAGAAAGCGGAGCGGGAATTTTAATGTCTACACACATACTGGCGACAGCCGAGAGGTATTGTGATTCTTTCATCATACTGCATAATGGAGAGATCCGGGCAAAAGGCGACCTTGAGCAGCTTAGGGAACAATTTTCCATGCCGGGGGCAACTCTTGACGATTTATATATTCAATTGACGAAAGAAGAAATCGGTCATGAATAG
- a CDS encoding ABC transporter permease has protein sequence MNSQNLWKERYLGYINETQRYLRYIFNGHLVFVMVLVLGGLAYYYSDWVKTLDSDFPAELIMAFVLSIIVTRSPINTFLKEPDTVFLLPLETKLRSYFKNSLILSWVMQGFILLVVLVASIPMYSKVTGAGGTDLGMILVVLLILKFLNLTMRWQVLKYQDTSVSHWDSLIRFLLNGVILYFICSRANILFALITFLLLLGLYMYYRSATKGFVLKWERLVELENKRMNSFYRIANMFTDVPHLKGKVARRKWMDWLLSFIPYGEKSTYTYLYARTLLRSNDYVGLCFRLTIIGSVILSVFTNIWAHLIVTFMFLFMTALQLLPVWKAHEWKVWVSLYPLPAKMRESAVIRLISYFLLFEDLIFGLVLLVKGEWMSALAVLAMGLVFLLGFKIYAAKKIKNF, from the coding sequence ATGAATAGTCAAAATCTCTGGAAGGAAAGATATTTAGGCTATATAAATGAAACGCAAAGATATCTGCGCTATATTTTTAATGGCCATCTTGTTTTTGTCATGGTATTGGTTCTTGGTGGTTTGGCCTATTATTACAGTGATTGGGTGAAGACCTTAGACAGTGATTTCCCTGCTGAATTGATCATGGCCTTTGTTTTATCGATCATTGTGACCAGAAGCCCGATAAATACTTTTTTGAAAGAACCTGATACGGTATTCCTGCTTCCCCTTGAAACGAAGTTGAGAAGCTATTTCAAGAATTCACTGATATTAAGTTGGGTCATGCAGGGATTTATTCTTCTGGTTGTCCTCGTTGCATCTATACCGATGTATTCGAAGGTTACGGGTGCAGGAGGTACGGACCTTGGAATGATCCTGGTCGTTTTGCTTATTTTGAAATTCTTGAATTTGACCATGCGCTGGCAGGTGTTGAAATATCAGGATACATCAGTGAGCCATTGGGACTCTCTCATCCGCTTTTTACTTAATGGAGTGATTCTTTATTTCATCTGTTCAAGGGCAAATATACTGTTTGCACTTATAACATTTTTATTATTGTTAGGACTTTACATGTATTACCGAAGCGCAACTAAAGGGTTTGTTCTTAAGTGGGAACGGCTGGTGGAACTGGAAAACAAGAGGATGAATTCTTTTTATAGAATAGCGAACATGTTTACTGATGTTCCCCATTTGAAAGGGAAGGTAGCAAGAAGGAAATGGATGGACTGGCTATTATCATTCATACCTTATGGTGAAAAATCAACGTATACCTATCTTTACGCCCGTACCCTGTTGAGATCGAATGATTATGTGGGACTTTGTTTTCGCTTGACTATCATTGGGTCAGTGATTTTAAGTGTATTCACTAACATATGGGCACATTTGATTGTAACCTTCATGTTCCTATTCATGACAGCCCTGCAACTGCTGCCGGTTTGGAAGGCTCATGAATGGAAGGTATGGGTCTCATTGTATCCATTGCCAGCAAAAATGAGAGAATCTGCAGTCATAAGGCTAATTTCCTATTTCTTATTGTTTGAGGACCTTATTTTCGGTTTGGTCCTGCTAGTGAAAGGGGAATGGATGTCCGCTTTAGCCGTCTTGGCAATGGGGCTTGTTTTCTTGCTCGGTTTTAAAATTTATGCAGCAAAGAAAATTAAAAACTTTTAA
- a CDS encoding EcsC family protein produces MMDEYGQKALSELVSWKKKVAKKSGRLERMSKKAQIKMNSYIPDRVHKMITDSIKGMIEAVLSGSKYMSKEKNVVLLSLQQKEEWVAETVTAHRKTAVIEGVGTGAAGLLIGLADFPLLLSIKMKLLFEISRIYGFDPNKYEERLFILHIFQMAFSSEEKKLETLRVIEEWDSGTWPEIDWQEFQQEYRDHIDIIKMFQLVPGLGAAVGAYANHHLLEQLGETAVNCYRIRLLKE; encoded by the coding sequence ATGATGGATGAATATGGACAAAAGGCATTATCGGAACTGGTATCATGGAAAAAGAAAGTAGCCAAGAAATCCGGCAGGCTTGAGCGGATGTCCAAAAAGGCGCAAATCAAAATGAATAGTTATATTCCTGACCGAGTGCACAAAATGATTACTGATAGTATTAAAGGGATGATAGAGGCCGTATTATCAGGTTCGAAATATATGTCAAAAGAAAAAAATGTAGTGCTTTTATCCTTGCAGCAAAAAGAAGAATGGGTTGCGGAAACTGTAACGGCCCATCGGAAAACGGCCGTTATAGAAGGTGTAGGAACCGGAGCGGCAGGGCTATTAATTGGATTGGCTGATTTCCCTTTACTGCTTAGCATCAAGATGAAGCTATTATTCGAAATATCCCGTATATATGGTTTTGATCCAAATAAATATGAGGAACGCCTGTTCATACTCCATATCTTTCAGATGGCATTTTCAAGCGAGGAAAAAAAACTGGAAACATTACGGGTAATAGAAGAATGGGATTCAGGGACATGGCCGGAAATAGACTGGCAAGAATTTCAGCAGGAATATCGCGATCACATCGATATCATCAAAATGTTCCAGCTAGTTCCAGGGCTTGGGGCAGCTGTCGGTGCATATGCCAACCATCATTTGTTGGAACAACTTGGGGAGACGGCTGTCAATTGTTACCGAATCAGACTTCTAAAAGAGTAA